One part of the Methylobacterium mesophilicum SR1.6/6 genome encodes these proteins:
- a CDS encoding ABC transporter permease, producing MDRPRGLTFYLLAGVFILYVLFLYGPTLTILALSFQGPSGGLTFPMNGISTHWFAKLWEGVGVVDIWAAFRRSLALGLVVMALTVGIAFFAGLAFRKGFWGSGLVFALAVSSLIVPSIVVSLGIGLEFRLLDDALKALAAATGWGFLQDHGTLMGLYSSALGAHLTWTLPFGLLILFAVFNRFDPAYEEAARDLGATGAQTLRHVVVPILAPALVGVALFGFTLSFDELARTSQAIGGRNTLPLELQGLTTTVTTPAIYALGTVTTAVSALVIGTALGLTLWLQKRRARRALAALRP from the coding sequence ATGGACCGGCCCCGCGGCCTCACCTTCTATCTGCTGGCCGGCGTCTTCATCCTCTACGTCCTGTTCCTCTACGGGCCGACGCTGACGATCCTGGCGCTCAGCTTCCAGGGGCCCTCCGGCGGCCTGACCTTCCCGATGAACGGGATCTCGACCCACTGGTTCGCCAAGCTGTGGGAGGGGGTTGGCGTGGTCGACATCTGGGCGGCGTTCCGGCGTTCCCTGGCGCTCGGACTCGTCGTCATGGCGCTCACCGTCGGGATCGCGTTCTTCGCCGGCCTCGCCTTCCGGAAAGGGTTCTGGGGATCCGGCCTCGTCTTCGCCCTGGCGGTGTCGAGCCTGATCGTCCCCTCGATCGTGGTCTCGCTCGGCATCGGGCTGGAATTCCGGCTCCTCGACGACGCGCTCAAGGCGCTCGCCGCCGCCACCGGCTGGGGCTTCCTGCAGGACCACGGCACCCTGATGGGCCTCTACAGCTCGGCGCTCGGGGCGCATCTCACGTGGACGCTGCCCTTCGGCCTGCTGATCCTGTTCGCGGTGTTCAACCGGTTCGACCCGGCCTACGAGGAGGCCGCCCGCGACCTCGGCGCCACCGGCGCGCAGACGCTGCGCCACGTGGTGGTGCCGATCCTCGCCCCGGCGCTCGTGGGCGTGGCGCTGTTCGGCTTCACCCTGTCGTTCGACGAACTGGCCCGCACCAGCCAGGCGATCGGCGGCCGCAACACCCTGCCGCTGGAGTTGCAGGGCCTGACGACCACGGTGACGACGCCGGCGATCTACGCCCTCGGCACGGTGACCACGGCGGTCTCGGCGCTGGTGATCGGGACGGCGCTGGGCCTGACCCTGTGGCTGCAGAAGCGACGGGCGCGGCGGGCGCTGGCGGCGTTGCGGCCGTAG
- the hydA gene encoding dihydropyrimidinase: MPDFDLAIRGGTVVTAGDTVRADIGVRGGRIVAVAEGIADAARVIDASGLLVLPGGIDSHVHIAQESGPGIVMADDFASATRAAAAGGNTCVMPFAVQPRGASLRGAVEAYRARAEGQCHVDVAIHMIISDPSEAVLGQELPALVADGYTSFKVFMTYDDLVLNDRQLLDVFHVARRQGARVMVHAEGYDAIRYLSDRLERAGETAPYGHALSRPEVVEREAAHRAISHAELIDLPIVIVHVSGREATEQIAWAQARGLKIRAETCPQYLTLTAEDMKGLGQDDRMAGAKYVCSPPTRDVESQEAVWSGIRRGIFDVVSSDHCPFRYDDPQGKLNPRGRTSFRWIPNGIPGIETRLPVFFSEGVSKGRISLNQFVALTATNHAKLYGLYPRKGSIAPGFDADLTLWDPNRRETIRQANLHHGSDYTPWEGFSVTGWPVVTIAGGQVIAEDGRVLSEPGRGRVLDRAVDPAERRDA, from the coding sequence ATGCCCGATTTCGACTTGGCCATCCGCGGCGGCACGGTGGTCACGGCCGGCGACACGGTGCGGGCCGATATCGGCGTGCGCGGCGGGCGGATCGTGGCGGTGGCCGAGGGCATCGCCGACGCCGCCCGGGTGATCGACGCCTCCGGCCTGCTGGTCCTGCCGGGCGGCATCGACAGCCACGTCCACATCGCCCAGGAATCCGGTCCCGGCATCGTCATGGCCGACGACTTCGCCAGCGCCACCCGGGCGGCAGCGGCGGGGGGCAACACCTGCGTGATGCCCTTCGCGGTCCAGCCCCGGGGCGCCTCGCTGCGCGGGGCCGTCGAGGCCTACCGGGCCAGGGCCGAGGGCCAGTGCCACGTGGACGTGGCGATCCACATGATCATCTCGGACCCGAGCGAGGCGGTGCTCGGCCAGGAGCTGCCGGCCCTGGTGGCCGACGGCTACACCTCGTTCAAGGTCTTCATGACCTATGACGACCTCGTGCTGAACGACCGCCAGCTCCTCGACGTGTTCCACGTCGCCCGGCGGCAGGGCGCCCGGGTCATGGTCCATGCCGAGGGCTACGACGCGATCCGCTACCTCAGCGACCGGCTGGAGCGGGCCGGCGAGACGGCGCCCTACGGCCACGCCCTGTCGCGGCCCGAGGTGGTCGAGCGGGAGGCGGCCCACCGGGCGATCAGCCACGCCGAGCTGATCGACCTGCCGATCGTGATCGTCCACGTCTCGGGCCGCGAGGCGACCGAGCAGATCGCCTGGGCGCAAGCGCGGGGCCTGAAGATCCGGGCCGAGACCTGCCCGCAATACCTGACCCTGACGGCCGAGGACATGAAGGGGCTCGGCCAAGATGATCGCATGGCGGGGGCCAAGTACGTCTGCTCGCCGCCGACGCGGGACGTCGAGAGCCAGGAGGCGGTGTGGTCGGGGATCCGGCGCGGGATCTTCGACGTGGTCTCCTCCGACCATTGCCCGTTCCGCTACGACGACCCGCAGGGCAAGCTGAACCCGCGCGGCAGAACCTCCTTCCGCTGGATCCCGAACGGCATCCCCGGCATCGAGACACGGCTGCCGGTGTTTTTTTCCGAAGGGGTCTCGAAGGGGCGGATCAGCCTCAACCAGTTCGTCGCGCTCACCGCCACGAACCACGCCAAGCTCTACGGGCTCTATCCGCGGAAAGGCTCGATCGCCCCGGGCTTCGACGCCGACCTGACCCTCTGGGATCCGAACCGGCGCGAGACCATACGCCAGGCGAACCTGCACCACGGCTCCGACTACACGCCCTGGGAGGGGTTTTCGGTGACCGGCTGGCCGGTGGTGACCATCGCGGGCGGGCAGGTGATCGCCGAGGACGGCCGGGTGCTCTCCGAGCCGGGCCGCGGGCGGGTTCTCGACCGAGCGGTCGATCCGGCCGAGCGGCGGGACGCCTGA
- a CDS encoding RT0821/Lpp0805 family surface protein, with amino-acid sequence MRRCVCKEPSRRSRILASVSALSVTLALCGCSQPLLVFRGEAEAPPRVAEEPVVTGSIEKRPASFGDDLAEEDWRRARAALSVALDPQGNGRPVKWDNPETGLHGSVNPTGLPYVAEDLICRNFLASVIGPDNSRFVRGTGCKPSGGQWTLRRVRTAKGTERS; translated from the coding sequence ATGCGGCGATGCGTGTGTAAAGAGCCAAGCCGGCGGTCGCGCATCCTCGCGTCCGTCTCGGCCCTGTCGGTGACCCTGGCCCTGTGCGGCTGCAGCCAGCCTCTCCTCGTGTTTCGGGGCGAGGCCGAGGCGCCGCCGCGCGTGGCCGAGGAGCCGGTCGTGACCGGCAGCATCGAGAAACGGCCGGCGAGCTTCGGGGATGACCTCGCCGAGGAGGATTGGCGGCGGGCGCGCGCCGCCCTGTCGGTCGCGCTCGATCCGCAGGGCAACGGCCGACCGGTGAAATGGGACAACCCCGAGACGGGATTGCACGGCAGCGTCAACCCGACCGGCCTGCCCTACGTCGCCGAGGATCTGATCTGCCGGAACTTCCTGGCCTCGGTGATCGGGCCGGACAACAGCCGCTTCGTCCGCGGCACCGGCTGCAAGCCCTCGGGCGGCCAATGGACCCTCAGGCGCGTGCGCACCGCGAAGGGGACCGAGCGCTCCTGA
- the pdxH gene encoding pyridoxamine 5'-phosphate oxidase — protein sequence MDQLRTDDPQVADSADAADFTRSDDPVALFAAWMKEAEAAEPEDPNAMALATAGADGLPDVRMVLLKGFDGRGFVFYTNTQSTKGEELAENPQAALVLHWKSLRRQVRARGPITPVTAEEADAYFQSRRRESRLGAIASQQSRPLADRATLMGAVAALSERYGDGPIPRPAHWTGFRITPVTLEFWQNGDFRLHDRVRFTRTGEGWSRARLYP from the coding sequence GTGGATCAGTTAAGGACCGATGACCCGCAGGTTGCGGACTCTGCGGATGCTGCGGACTTCACCCGCAGCGACGACCCCGTCGCGCTGTTCGCCGCCTGGATGAAGGAGGCGGAGGCGGCCGAGCCCGAGGATCCCAACGCGATGGCGCTGGCCACCGCCGGGGCCGACGGGCTGCCGGACGTGCGGATGGTGCTGCTGAAGGGCTTCGACGGGCGCGGCTTCGTGTTCTACACCAACACGCAGTCCACCAAGGGCGAGGAACTGGCGGAGAATCCGCAGGCCGCGCTGGTGCTGCACTGGAAGAGCCTGCGCCGGCAGGTGCGGGCCCGGGGGCCGATCACCCCGGTGACGGCGGAGGAGGCGGACGCGTATTTCCAGAGCCGCCGCCGGGAGAGCCGGCTCGGCGCCATCGCCAGCCAGCAATCGCGCCCGCTCGCCGACCGCGCCACCCTGATGGGCGCCGTGGCCGCGCTGTCCGAGCGCTACGGGGACGGTCCGATCCCGAGGCCCGCGCACTGGACCGGCTTCCGCATCACCCCGGTGACCTTGGAATTCTGGCAGAACGGCGATTTCCGCCTGCACGACCGGGTGCGCTTCACCCGGACGGGCGAGGGCTGGAGCCGGGCGCGGCTCTATCCTTGA
- a CDS encoding ABC transporter substrate-binding protein, protein MDLSPSRRTLLKGVAALAATPVTGFPAVHAAEPVTLRYLGTAVSQSSDIARKVKEDLGITLEYMPVVTDEVTKRAVTQPNSFDLIDTEYFSLKKIIPSGNLAGLDARRIKLADRITGVFTKGEVAGRKIGDQGTAPRKVFYLEGQNARTFASAPTEWLTLIPTTYNADTLGIRPDLIKRPVESWKDLLDPAFKGKASILNIPSIGIMDAAMVVEATGDYTYGDKGNMTKPEIDRTIKVLIEAKRAGQFRAFWQDFNESVNLMASGETVIQSMWSPAVTKVRAQGVPCVYQPLKEGYRAWAQGFGVPKTLSGRKLDAAYDFVNWFLSGWAGAYLNRQGYYSAVLETAKENMQPYEWAFWMEGKPAEKDILGPDGTLIEKAGATRDGGSFEKRMGAVACWNAVMDENTYMVRKWNEFIAA, encoded by the coding sequence ATGGACCTTTCCCCGAGCCGGCGCACGCTCCTGAAGGGCGTCGCGGCCTTGGCCGCCACGCCGGTGACCGGCTTCCCGGCGGTGCACGCCGCCGAGCCCGTGACCCTGCGCTATCTCGGCACCGCGGTGAGCCAGTCGTCCGACATCGCCAGGAAGGTGAAGGAGGATCTCGGCATCACTCTCGAATACATGCCGGTGGTGACCGACGAGGTGACCAAGCGCGCGGTCACGCAGCCGAACTCCTTCGACCTCATCGACACCGAGTATTTCAGCCTGAAGAAGATCATCCCGTCGGGCAACCTCGCGGGCCTCGACGCCAGGCGGATCAAGCTCGCCGACAGGATCACCGGCGTGTTCACCAAGGGTGAGGTGGCCGGGAGGAAGATCGGCGACCAGGGCACCGCGCCCCGCAAGGTGTTCTACCTCGAAGGCCAGAACGCCAGGACCTTCGCGTCCGCACCGACCGAGTGGCTGACGCTGATCCCCACCACCTACAACGCCGACACGCTCGGCATCCGGCCCGACCTGATCAAGCGGCCGGTGGAGAGCTGGAAGGATCTTCTCGATCCCGCCTTCAAGGGCAAGGCCTCGATCCTCAACATCCCGTCGATCGGCATCATGGACGCAGCGATGGTGGTGGAGGCGACCGGCGACTACACCTACGGCGACAAGGGCAACATGACCAAGCCCGAGATCGACCGCACCATCAAGGTGCTGATCGAGGCCAAGCGCGCCGGCCAGTTCCGGGCCTTCTGGCAGGACTTCAACGAATCCGTGAACCTGATGGCCTCGGGCGAGACGGTGATCCAGTCGATGTGGTCGCCCGCCGTCACCAAGGTCCGGGCGCAGGGGGTGCCGTGCGTGTACCAGCCGCTGAAGGAGGGCTACCGCGCCTGGGCCCAGGGCTTCGGCGTCCCGAAGACCCTGAGCGGCCGGAAGCTCGACGCGGCCTACGACTTCGTCAACTGGTTCCTGTCCGGCTGGGCCGGCGCCTACCTCAACCGGCAGGGCTACTACTCGGCGGTGCTGGAGACCGCCAAGGAGAACATGCAGCCCTACGAGTGGGCCTTCTGGATGGAGGGCAAGCCGGCCGAGAAGGACATCCTGGGTCCCGACGGCACGCTGATCGAGAAGGCCGGCGCCACCCGCGACGGCGGCTCCTTCGAGAAGCGCATGGGCGCGGTCGCCTGCTGGAACGCCGTGATGGACGAGAACACCTACATGGTGCGCAAGTGGAACGAGTTCATCGCCGCGTGA
- a CDS encoding lipopolysaccharide biosynthesis protein, which produces MAVIAAFVLNAGLNFVLGLLIAKLLGPADFGRFALATTGAIVLNTVLFEWLRLSATRFYSGRVRVDEPWIRHGLDRAYLRIGLLLLAAAALCGAFGFAGGADGREAVLCGTGLAALGIGVFDYHAALARARFDGKLYLGLVAVKNVLSFALMAAAAWWLPQPAWVLAAAGVSQLLAVVLLRHPLRDPRTAFERPRLTATWGVFARYGLPLIAANTAYQCLAFVNRGAIAGQAGFAEAGYFALAADVTARSFMTLGTALDLLLFQLAVQAEEQHGRVAAEAQVAENAGTVFALLAPCAVGFWAVLPALQGLVVPEAYRGPFETYSVALMPGLFCLSMMFYALNPVFQIRRRTFPVVAAALVGLTVNGAGLLVLPDQAGGIGVALAQTVGLTAAALWLGWRALTGTERLQLPWTEIGVAALACAAMGLVLAPFRHLPPVTALAVLVPAGMALYGALVWLFDIAGLRRQVLARLRPGRAVVAE; this is translated from the coding sequence ATGGCCGTGATCGCCGCCTTCGTCCTCAATGCGGGGCTCAACTTCGTCCTCGGCCTGCTGATCGCCAAGCTGCTGGGCCCGGCGGATTTCGGCCGCTTCGCCCTGGCGACGACCGGCGCCATCGTGCTGAACACGGTGCTGTTCGAGTGGCTGCGCCTCTCGGCGACGCGATTCTACTCCGGCCGCGTCCGCGTCGACGAGCCGTGGATCCGCCACGGGCTCGACCGGGCCTACCTGCGCATCGGCCTGCTCCTGCTCGCCGCCGCCGCCCTGTGCGGGGCCTTCGGCTTCGCGGGCGGCGCGGACGGGCGCGAGGCGGTTCTGTGCGGCACCGGCCTCGCGGCGCTCGGCATCGGCGTGTTCGACTACCACGCGGCGCTCGCCCGGGCGCGGTTCGACGGCAAGCTCTATCTCGGCCTCGTGGCGGTGAAGAACGTCCTGTCCTTCGCCCTGATGGCGGCGGCCGCGTGGTGGCTGCCCCAGCCGGCCTGGGTGCTGGCGGCGGCGGGCGTGAGCCAGCTCCTGGCGGTGGTCCTGCTGCGCCACCCCCTGCGCGATCCCCGCACGGCGTTCGAGCGGCCGCGCCTGACGGCGACCTGGGGGGTCTTCGCCCGCTACGGCCTGCCGCTCATCGCCGCCAACACCGCCTACCAATGCCTCGCCTTCGTGAACCGGGGCGCCATCGCGGGCCAGGCCGGCTTCGCGGAGGCCGGCTACTTCGCGCTGGCCGCCGACGTCACCGCGCGGTCCTTCATGACGCTCGGCACCGCCCTCGACCTGCTGCTGTTCCAGCTCGCCGTCCAGGCCGAGGAGCAGCACGGCCGGGTGGCGGCCGAGGCGCAGGTTGCGGAGAATGCCGGCACGGTCTTCGCCCTGCTGGCGCCCTGCGCGGTGGGGTTCTGGGCCGTGCTGCCGGCACTCCAGGGGTTGGTGGTTCCCGAAGCCTATCGCGGGCCGTTCGAGACCTACAGCGTCGCGCTGATGCCCGGCCTGTTCTGCCTGTCGATGATGTTCTACGCCCTCAACCCGGTCTTTCAGATCCGCCGCCGGACCTTTCCGGTCGTCGCGGCTGCCCTGGTCGGGCTCACGGTCAACGGCGCCGGCCTCCTGGTCCTGCCCGATCAGGCGGGCGGGATCGGGGTCGCGCTGGCGCAGACCGTCGGGCTTACCGCCGCCGCCCTCTGGCTCGGCTGGCGCGCGCTGACGGGCACGGAGCGACTCCAGCTCCCCTGGACCGAGATCGGCGTCGCGGCGCTGGCCTGCGCGGCGATGGGTCTGGTGCTCGCGCCCTTCCGCCACCTGCCGCCCGTGACGGCCCTGGCGGTGCTGGTCCCGGCCGGGATGGCGCTCTACGGGGCGTTGGTCTGGCTCTTCGACATCGCGGGCCTGCGCCGGCAGGTGCTGGCGCGCCTGCGCCCGGGGCGAGCCGTGGTGGCGGAGTAG
- a CDS encoding glucosamine inositolphosphorylceramide transferase family protein: MERTIGGMDRPPAGGGRAPAWSETRAAGPVARTVTVRLGRRTLRGWHIRLLDQLGQRPDRRVQIAWAEEAGGLPPNAELLFRLEAAIHGLPRPGLATAAEPVALAPYVAGRTDSADPADIILDLSGAPAEAASAPTWRLDFDGLPGEAGLLTALFARRAPVAALRGADGLPIAVGRLGAESHTVMLAAFEDYLARTITLIAAALDGAASPVLPDGTEAPLQPGAPFDLGGLGAGRRAAGGLARLIARRLYALCFHRPEWRVGWRRIEGPDLIDLRRHPEGGWIDLPDDGRRFYADPFAIARGGAVTLFVEEFDYRRGKGVISAVGFDAAGPRGRPEPVLELETHLSYPFVFEADGEVWMIPESHASGTIDLYRATAFPRGWVHEAVLVDGVVAGDATLLHHDGRWWLFATVRAGGGSYSDTLHLWHAPHFRGPWTPHRLNPVLIDVGSARAAGPIVARDGALIRPVQDCRQGYGAALGLARILRLDEGGYAQRVETRLGPGAAWPGSRLHMLSAAGGFEFIDGSRRARMRGLA; the protein is encoded by the coding sequence ATGGAGCGGACGATCGGCGGCATGGACCGGCCTCCGGCCGGCGGCGGCCGGGCCCCGGCTTGGTCGGAGACGCGGGCCGCCGGACCGGTGGCGCGCACCGTGACGGTGCGCCTCGGCCGCCGGACCCTGCGCGGCTGGCACATCCGCCTCCTCGACCAGCTCGGGCAGCGACCCGACCGCCGGGTCCAGATCGCCTGGGCGGAGGAGGCGGGCGGCCTGCCGCCGAATGCGGAGCTGCTGTTCCGGCTCGAAGCCGCGATCCACGGATTACCCCGGCCGGGCCTCGCCACCGCGGCCGAGCCGGTCGCCCTCGCGCCCTACGTGGCGGGCCGGACCGACTCCGCCGATCCGGCCGACATCATCCTCGATCTCTCGGGGGCGCCCGCCGAGGCGGCATCCGCACCGACGTGGCGGCTGGATTTCGACGGGCTGCCCGGCGAGGCCGGCCTCCTCACCGCCCTGTTCGCCCGGCGGGCGCCGGTGGCGGCCCTGCGCGGCGCCGACGGCCTCCCGATCGCCGTGGGACGCCTCGGCGCCGAGTCGCACACGGTGATGCTCGCCGCCTTCGAGGATTACCTCGCGCGGACGATCACGCTGATCGCCGCCGCCCTCGACGGCGCCGCCTCGCCGGTGCTGCCGGACGGGACCGAGGCGCCCCTGCAGCCGGGCGCCCCCTTCGATCTCGGCGGCCTCGGCGCCGGGCGGCGCGCCGCCGGGGGGCTGGCCCGGCTGATCGCCCGCCGGCTCTACGCCCTCTGCTTCCACAGGCCCGAATGGCGGGTCGGCTGGCGGCGGATCGAGGGTCCCGACCTGATCGACCTGCGCCGCCACCCGGAGGGCGGCTGGATCGACCTGCCCGACGACGGGCGCCGCTTCTACGCCGACCCCTTCGCCATCGCGCGGGGCGGCGCGGTGACCCTGTTCGTGGAGGAATTCGACTACCGGCGCGGCAAGGGCGTGATCTCGGCGGTGGGCTTCGACGCCGCCGGGCCCCGCGGCCGGCCGGAGCCGGTCCTGGAACTGGAGACCCACCTCTCCTACCCGTTCGTGTTCGAGGCGGACGGGGAGGTCTGGATGATCCCGGAATCCCACGCCTCCGGGACGATCGACCTCTACCGGGCCACCGCCTTCCCGCGGGGCTGGGTCCACGAGGCGGTGCTGGTGGACGGGGTCGTGGCGGGCGACGCGACGCTGCTGCACCATGACGGCCGCTGGTGGCTGTTCGCCACGGTCCGCGCGGGTGGGGGCAGCTACTCCGACACCCTGCACCTCTGGCACGCGCCGCATTTCCGCGGCCCCTGGACGCCGCACCGGCTGAACCCGGTGCTGATCGACGTCGGCTCGGCCCGGGCCGCAGGACCGATCGTCGCGCGGGACGGCGCCCTGATCCGCCCGGTCCAGGATTGCCGCCAGGGCTACGGCGCGGCGCTCGGCCTCGCCCGGATCCTGCGGCTCGACGAGGGCGGCTACGCCCAGCGGGTCGAGACGCGCCTCGGGCCCGGGGCGGCCTGGCCCGGCTCGCGCCTGCACATGCTGAGCGCGGCCGGCGGATTTGAGTTCATCGACGGGTCGCGCCGGGCGCGGATGCGGGGACTGGCGTGA
- a CDS encoding ABC transporter ATP-binding protein — protein sequence MDVELIGLTKRYGAATAVDGIDLKVPSGAYCCLLGPSGCGKTTTLRMIGGHERATAGDVVIGPRAVGDAAPAARGTAMMFQSYALFPHLDARDNVAFSLKMRGIGTAERRAKAMAMLDLVQMGHLANRLPAQLSGGQQQRVALARALVTGPKVLLLDEPLSALDPFLRVRMRVELKRIQTELGLTFIHVTHSQEEAMALSDLVVVMNAGRIEQAADPRTVFERPATAFVARFIGGHNVIRLPDGLVAVRADRMRLGAEAGPAALPARVVAVEYQGTNVHVGLDADGLERPPESPAALTVILSDADFAASPLRPGDTIPVGWDAAAAHRLDA from the coding sequence ATGGACGTCGAGCTGATCGGCCTGACCAAGCGCTACGGCGCGGCCACCGCGGTCGATGGCATCGACCTAAAGGTGCCGTCCGGCGCCTATTGCTGCCTGCTCGGCCCCTCCGGCTGCGGCAAGACCACGACGCTGCGGATGATCGGCGGCCACGAGCGCGCGACCGCCGGCGACGTGGTGATCGGCCCGAGGGCGGTGGGCGACGCGGCCCCGGCCGCGCGCGGCACCGCCATGATGTTCCAGAGCTACGCGCTGTTCCCGCACTTGGATGCGCGCGACAACGTCGCCTTCAGCCTCAAGATGCGCGGGATCGGCACCGCGGAGCGCCGGGCGAAGGCGATGGCCATGCTCGACCTCGTGCAGATGGGCCACCTCGCCAACCGTCTGCCGGCCCAGCTCTCGGGCGGCCAGCAGCAGCGCGTGGCGCTCGCCCGCGCCCTCGTCACCGGCCCGAAGGTGCTGCTGCTCGACGAGCCGCTCTCCGCCCTCGACCCGTTCCTGCGGGTGCGGATGCGGGTGGAGCTGAAGCGGATCCAGACCGAGCTGGGACTCACCTTCATCCACGTCACCCACAGCCAGGAGGAGGCGATGGCGCTCTCCGACCTCGTGGTGGTGATGAATGCCGGCCGGATCGAGCAGGCCGCCGACCCGCGCACCGTGTTCGAGCGGCCCGCCACCGCCTTCGTGGCGCGGTTCATCGGCGGCCACAACGTGATCCGGCTTCCCGACGGGCTCGTCGCGGTGCGCGCCGACCGGATGCGGCTCGGCGCCGAGGCCGGCCCGGCCGCGCTGCCGGCCCGAGTGGTGGCGGTGGAGTACCAGGGCACGAACGTCCATGTCGGCCTCGACGCCGACGGGCTGGAGCGCCCGCCCGAGAGCCCCGCCGCCCTCACGGTGATCCTCAGCGATGCGGACTTCGCCGCAAGCCCGCTCCGGCCGGGCGACACGATTCCGGTCGGCTGGGACGCGGCCGCCGCCCACCGCCTCGACGCGTAA
- a CDS encoding 50S ribosomal protein L25/general stress protein Ctc, whose amino-acid sequence MSAVKTLEAVARDRVGKGAARAVRRQGQIPAVIYGGGQPPQSIAVDLIRTRTLIYAGGFKTTLFEINAGGKKVRAIPRDFQLDPVTGVPLHVDFLRVVSGQTVTVEVPVHFVNEDAAPGIKKLGGTLNIVAHTLALEVAPDQIPDAIEVDLTGRAIGDVIHVSDIKIPAGTYTGEQTDPVANIVPPTVLGAEVEAEEAAIAEAQSAEAADEKAEAEAEAAEDEKKDDAEA is encoded by the coding sequence ATGAGCGCTGTGAAGACGCTTGAGGCCGTGGCACGCGACCGGGTCGGCAAGGGGGCCGCCCGGGCCGTTCGTCGCCAGGGCCAGATTCCCGCCGTCATCTACGGGGGCGGCCAGCCGCCGCAATCCATCGCGGTCGACCTCATCCGCACCCGCACGCTGATCTATGCCGGCGGCTTCAAGACCACGCTGTTCGAGATCAACGCCGGCGGCAAGAAGGTCCGCGCGATCCCGCGCGACTTCCAGCTCGACCCGGTGACCGGCGTGCCGCTGCACGTCGACTTCCTGCGCGTCGTCTCGGGCCAGACCGTCACGGTCGAGGTGCCGGTGCACTTCGTCAACGAGGACGCGGCCCCCGGCATCAAGAAGCTCGGCGGCACCCTCAACATCGTGGCCCACACGCTGGCCCTCGAGGTCGCCCCGGACCAGATCCCGGACGCCATCGAGGTCGACCTGACCGGCCGTGCCATCGGCGACGTCATCCACGTCTCCGACATCAAGATCCCGGCCGGCACCTATACCGGCGAGCAGACCGACCCGGTAGCCAACATCGTGCCGCCGACCGTGCTGGGCGCCGAGGTGGAGGCCGAGGAGGCCGCGATCGCCGAGGCGCAGTCGGCCGAGGCCGCCGACGAGAAGGCCGAGGCCGAAGCCGAGGCCGCCGAGGACGAGAAGAAGGACGACGCGGAGGCCTGA
- a CDS encoding ABC transporter permease has protein sequence MTDLALPVTPATETAAPAASPRRPRRALAYLQAAPLTLVFLVFLVVPLVLTGIVSLWEYNEYEIIPALTLQNYADLFDGCLSADLCTTVRTYLSTVKFVALTLAITLPLGFAIAYFLAFHVRSGTVRMGLFLLCTIPFWTSNVIRMISWIPLLGRNGLVNDTLRGLGLIREPIEGLLYSDFAVVLAFVHLDTVFMIVPIFNSLARIDRRLIEAARDCGASGAQILWNVVLPLAKPGIAIGSIFVVTLVMGDFVTVGVMGGQQIASVGKVIQVQMAYLQFPAAAANAMVLLAAVLLMILGLTRMIDLRREL, from the coding sequence ATGACCGACCTCGCCTTGCCTGTCACGCCCGCCACGGAAACAGCCGCTCCGGCCGCATCACCCCGTCGCCCCCGCCGCGCTCTCGCCTATCTCCAGGCCGCGCCGCTCACCCTCGTCTTCCTCGTCTTCCTGGTGGTGCCGCTGGTGCTCACCGGGATCGTCTCGCTCTGGGAGTACAACGAGTACGAGATCATCCCGGCGCTGACCCTGCAGAACTACGCCGACCTGTTCGACGGCTGCCTGTCGGCCGACCTCTGCACGACGGTCCGCACCTATCTCTCGACGGTGAAGTTCGTCGCCCTGACGCTGGCGATCACCCTGCCGCTCGGTTTCGCCATCGCGTATTTCCTGGCCTTCCACGTCCGCTCGGGCACGGTGCGGATGGGGCTGTTCCTGCTCTGCACGATCCCGTTCTGGACCTCGAACGTGATCCGCATGATCTCGTGGATCCCGCTGCTCGGCCGCAACGGCCTCGTCAACGATACGCTCCGCGGACTCGGGCTGATCCGCGAACCGATCGAGGGCCTGCTCTACTCCGACTTCGCGGTGGTACTGGCCTTCGTGCATCTCGACACGGTGTTCATGATCGTACCGATCTTCAACAGCCTCGCGCGCATCGACCGCCGCCTGATCGAGGCGGCGCGGGATTGCGGCGCGTCCGGCGCGCAGATCCTCTGGAACGTGGTGCTTCCGCTGGCCAAGCCCGGCATCGCAATCGGATCGATCTTCGTGGTCACGCTCGTGATGGGCGACTTCGTCACGGTCGGCGTCATGGGCGGCCAGCAGATCGCCAGCGTCGGCAAGGTGATCCAGGTGCAGATGGCCTACCTGCAGTTCCCCGCCGCCGCCGCCAACGCCATGGTGCTGCTGGCCGCCGTGCTGCTGATGATCCTGGGGCTGACCCGCATGATCGACCTCCGGCGGGAGTTGTAG